The Prosthecobacter fusiformis sequence TTGTACGTTCGAGGCCTCCAGCTTGCTTTTCAATTCGGACACGGAAAACCTCCGCTCCCTCTATTGGCTGGATGCTCATGAGACCGCCCACCAGTGGTTTGGAGACCTGGTCACCTGCCGTGACTGGTCACACCTTTGGTTAAACGAAGGTTTTGCCAGCTATTACACCGTCCTTTATGAGGAGGAAAAAAACGGCCACGATGCCATGCTTTATTCCCTCTGGCAGGAGGCGGAGGATGTCCTCGATGCTAAGGATACCCGCCCCACCGTCTGGCGGGACTATGGGGACCCCATGCAGCAGTTCGATACCCGCGTGTATCCCAAAGGCGCATGGATCCTCCACATGCTGCGCAGCCAGCTCGGCCCGGATTTATACCGCCTCGCCATCCGCACCTACCTGGAGCGGCATCGCAATGGCATCGTCAGCACCGATGATTTGCACAAGATCGTGGAGGAGGTCAGCGGCCTGTCCTTTGACGCCTTTTTTGACCAGTGGCTCTACCACGGCGGCTTTCCTGAACTGAAGGTGGATTACGCCTGGGATGCCGCCACCAAGCAGGCCAAAATCACCGTGAAGCAGACTCAAAAAGTCACGGATCAAGCGCGCCTGTTCCAGTTTCCCCTTCCCGTCGGTTTCACAGTGAAAGGGCAGAAAGAGCCGCTCAAATTCACCATGAAAATCACCCAGGCAGAAGAAGAATTCTACTTTGCCCTGCCTGCTCAACCCGAGCTGCTACGGGTGGACCCGGACTATACCGTCCTTGCCAAGGTGGACTTTACCCCGCCAGGTGACATGCTGGATAAACAGCTGGCCAGTGATGTCATCGGCCGTCTCCTCGCCGCCACACATCTTGGCACCCGCAAAGACCAGGCCAGTGTGGACAAACTGGCGGCCTTGTTAAAGGAAGATCCCATGGAAGCGATCCGCACTCAGGCTGCCCGCTCGCTTGCTAAAATCGCCAACCCCGCCGCTCGCGCAGCCCTCATCGCCAGCCTGCCCGGCCAGCCCAATGCCCGCTGCCGCCTCGCTGTCGTCGAAGCACTCTCCAGCATACCTCATCCTGACGCACAGCAGGCCCTAATGAAACACGCCGAGACCGAAAAAAATCCAGGCATCCTCACCGCCATCATCCGCAGCTGGGGCACCCGCCCTGGTGATGCCGCAGTAGCCACAGCCCTGGCCCGTCAGCTCACCACACCAAGCTATCAAAATGCCATCGCCGCCGCCGCCATCAGCGCCTACCGCGCCCAGGATGAACCCAGCGCCACACCCGCCATTTTGAAGACACTTCAGGAGGATCCCCTCGGCTTCCGCACCCGCGATTATGCCAATGCCCTGGACACCCTCGCCTTTCTCAGCCGCAAAGAGGAGAACCGGGATGAAATCCGTAGTTTCCTGATCAATCACCTCACCCATCCCAAAGAGGAACTGCGCACCGCCGCCGCCAAAGCTCTCGGCGTTCTGCGGGATCCCAAAGCCCTCGCCGTCCTCCAGGCAATGCTCCCCGGTGCCGGCCCTTATGCTGACCCCACCCGCGAAGCCGCCTCCAAATCCATCCAGACGCTCCAGGCCGAACAAACCGGCAGCGCCGAACTCAAAAACCTCTGGAACGAAGTCCAGCAGCTCCAAAAGAAAACCGAAGCCCTCCAAAAGCAGCTCGGCGACTCCAAGAAAAAAGCCACCCCCACCAAAAAATAACCCCAAAGTAGCCCGCTCAGTCCCCTGAGCGGACAGCCCCTCGAAGCTCATCCACCCCCACCCTACCAGCCCATCCTTCGAAGCTCCCCAGCCCCCACCTCGAAACACCTCCCAAAGTAGCCCGCTCAGTCCCCTGAGCGGACAGCCCCTCGAAGCTCCCCGTCCCTCCCCCTACCAGCCCATCCTTCGAAGCTCCCCAGCCCCCACCTCGAAACACCTCCCAAAGTAGCCCACTCAGTCCCCTGAGCGGACAGCCACCTCGAAGCCCCTTCCACCTTCCACCACTTCAACTCCGCATCCTCTGCTCCTCCTCCCCTCTGCGGCCAACCGATGACCTAAGTGGGTTATTCTCGAACGCGTCGCCTAAACAAGCACATCCTCCCAAAGTCGGTTTCCCGCCACTTGCGTCCATCCCATTTATCCCGGATATTGTCAGACAAATTTCGTCCCTTTTGTCCCGGTCCCTCAATCTCCGTACAACATCCCCACAATCCCCCCATGGGGACAGGACGGGGAGCCATGGGGAAGTAAAATCCCCACGCCAACATGTTGACCCTCAATGATCTAGATTCAAAACATCCCCGAATGGGGAAAAATTGAAAAGCATCCCCACCGGATCATGGACTCCCGTGTCCACACCTTCAATCCCCCCGGTTTTGCTTCCCTTCCTTGCCATTTAGCGCCTCGCGTGAATCCGGCACATTTTTGATTTCCTCCGTCTCTCCTCGCCTTGATCCGTTACCCTGCTGACCTCCCCATCACCGCACGCCGTGAGGACATCCTCGCCGCCATCCGTTCCAGCCAAGTCGTCATCCTCGCCGGTGAAACCGGATCCGGCAAAACCACCCAGCTCCCTAAAATGTGCCTGGAGGTCCTGTTGGAAAGTAGCCGCCTCCGCCAGGAAATGGGCCTCATCGGGTGTACCCAACCCCGCCGCGTCGCTGCCATGAGCGTCTCCAAACGCGTCGCCGAAGAGCTCGACGTCCAGTGGGGTCGCGAAGTCGGCTGCAAGATGCGTTTCGCCGATGACACCACCCGCGAGACGCGGATCAAGTTCATGACCGACGGCATCCTGCTGGCGGAGATCCAGAGCGATCCCCTCCTGCGAGCCTATTCCATCATCATCCTGGACGAAGCCCATGAGCGATCCTTAAATATCGACTTTTTGTTAGGCTATCTGAAGACACTTCTGGAAAAACGCCCAGATCTAAAGCTCGTCGTCACCTCTGCCACCATTGATACGGAGGCCTTTAGCGCCCACTTCGGCAGTGCCCCCATCATTGAGGTTTCTGGCCGCCTTTACCCCGTGGACATCCGGTACAAGCCCGTGGGCGAGAATGATGACGACCCCAGCCACCTGGATGCCGCCATCGCCGCTGTGGAGGAGGTGCTGCTTGAAACCGACACCGGAGATGTCCTCGTCTTCATGCCCACGGAGCGCGATATCCGCGATACCCGTGATGCCCTAGACGGCAGGCTTGGCAAAGGCATTGAGGTCCTGGCCCTCTTCGGCCGCATGGCCTCCCATGAGCAGCAACGTGTCTTTTCCCCAGGTTCAAAACGTCGTGTCATCATCGCCACTAACGTGGCCGAGACCTCCATCACTCTCCCCCGCATCCGCTACGTCGTGGATACCGGTTTGGCGCGCATGAGCCGCTATAATCCACGCACCCGTACCAAGCGGCTGCCGGTGGAGGCCATCAGCCAGAGCAGCGCCAACCAGCGTGCGGGCCGTGCCGGACGTGTCCAGGACGGCATCTGCATCCGCCTTTATGAGGAGGAGGATTTCAACAAACGCTCCCGCTTCACCCAGCCTGAGATCCAGCGATCCAATCTAGCCGAGGTCATTCTCCGAATGAAAGCCTTCCGGTTAGGCGAGATCGAAACCTTCCCCTTCATCAATCCGCCCGTCAGCGCCTCCATCCGTGCCGGTTATGACCTCCTGCATGAACTCGGTGCTTTAGGTGAAACCCATGAGATGACCGCCACTGGCCGCGAGCTGGCCAACCTGCCCCTGGACCCCACCCTGGGCCGCATGCTCCTCCAGGCGCGTGAAGAAGGCTGCCTGGAAGATATGCTCATCATCGCCGCCGGCCTCAGCATCCCCGATCCGCGCGAGCGCCCCGAAGAGAAGCGCGAGCAATGCCAGGCCGCCCATAAGACCTTCGCTTCCCCCGAGTCTGATTTCCTCAGCCTGCTCAAGATTTGGAACCATTCCCCGGACCCCGAAAACTCAGGCAAGAATGCGCTGCGCAAATACTGCAAATCTTACTTCCTGAGCTTCACCCGCATGACCGAGTGGCGGGATGTCTGGCATCAGTTGCGGGATACCTTCAAGGACGACCGTAAAAAAGCCTCGTCCTCTCCACCTCAGCCTGTCAAAGCGCCCTCTAATGCAGTCTCTCCCTGGGAAAAAGCGGCCGAGAAAACAGCACGGCAGGATGAAGCCAGCAGCAGTGATCACGCCATCCACCGTTGTATCCTGGCAGGGCATCTCGGCCACATCGCCACACGTCTGGAGCGCAATCAGTATAAAGCAGCAGGCAATCGCGAGGTCATGGTCTTCCCTGGCTCCAACCTCTATGAACGCCGTGAAAAGCAAGGCAAACAGGGTCAGGAAAAGACGCGCCAACCGCTCTGGATCGTTGCTGGCGAAATCGTCCAGACATCCCAGCTCTTCGCCCGCTCCATCGCCCGCATTGATCCTCAATGGGCAGCCGAGCTCGGCGCGCATCTTGTCGAACGCCGCTACAGCGAACCACACTGGAGCGCCAAAGCCGGCCGCGTTTTGGTGACCGAACGCCTCCTGCTTCATGGTCTGGAGGTCAAACGCCAGCCCATCGACTTTGGCAAAATTGATCCCGTCGCCGCCACCCAACTCTTCATTCGCGGAGCACTCCTGGAAGGCACCACCCATCTTCCCCACCGCTTCTTTCAGCATAACCAAAAGTTACGCGACCGACTTGAGGCCACGCTCACCCGCGTGCGCAGCAGCCGCGTCTATGCCATCGAAGAGCATCTCTTTGAATTCTACCGTGCCCGCCTTGAAGCCATCTCTTCCGTTCATGACTTGAACAAACTGGTCAATGCCCGCGTGCGGGATGAACCCGGTTTTCTCTGCGCCCGCGAGGAAGATCTCACGGGAGGTGACGACCTTTCCCACGACCTGGAAATGTTCCCCGATGCCGCATCCATGGGCAATTCGGTCCTTCCCATCACCTATGCTTACAAACCAGGCCAGGAAGACGACGGCGTCACCGTCCAGGTCCCTCAGCCCATGGCTGAACACCTGACCAGCGGCCAGGTATTGTGGATGGTCCCAGGACTGCGAGAGGAACAGATCACCACCCTCCTCCGCGCCCTGCCCAAGACCGTCCGCCGCGACTTCATGCCGCTCGAAGTCAAGGCCCGCGAGATCGCCAAAGACTTCGATCCTGGCCGTGGTGATTTCCATGAAGCGCTGGCCGAATTTCTTCGCCAGCGTTATCGCCTGCAAGTCAAAGCCACCGACTGGGATGCACAAACGCTGCCCGCTTACCTGCAGCCGCGAGTTGAGGTGATGGGCCAGGGAAACAAAGCTGTGATGACCAGCCGCGATGTGGACAGCATCCGCGAAACCATGCGCAAACAGGAGCAATCGCGTCCCTCCGATGCCTGGGATAAAACCGCCAAACGCTTCGAAGACTACGCCCTGTCCAGCTGGTCCTTTGGCGATATTCCTGAAACCGTCCTGGTCGAGACCATCCATGGCGTCCCCGTCCTCGGTCACCCAGGGCTCGTCTTGCGCGATGGCGAAGTGGACCTGCGCCTCTTCAAGCAGCCCGAAGAAGCCCGAAAACAAACCCCCGCCGCCGTCCGCAAGCTCGCCGAAAACCTGCTCGGTAAAGACATCGCCTGGCTGCACAAAGAGCTGCGCATTCTGGACGTCAAGGCCGCCCCTCAGAAGACCCTTAACTTCCAAAGCGGGCTCGCCGCCCTCGGATCAACTCCCGCAGCCAACGCCCCTGCTGGCAACAAAGCCGACGCCGCTTGTGATCACATCCTGGCCCATGCCCTGCGCCTTGAACCCCTGCTTCCTCTGACACAGAAACGCTTCATTGAAATGTGCGAGCGCACCCGCCGTGACCTCCCCGCATTAACCCACCGCGTACGCGACCTGCTCAAGCAGACCGAAGAGCTTCGGCAAAAGATCCTCGCCTTTCCCAAACGCTACTCCGGCCTGGAGCAGGACCTGGCACGGCTGCTGCCGCCTAACCTATTATCCGTCACTCCCCATGCCCAGCTTCAGCATCTCCCCCGCTACCTGAAAACCATCCTCCTCCGCGCCGAACGCGCCGCCAACAATCCCGCCAAGGATCTGGAAAAGGCCGCCTGCATCAACGACTTCAACGGCTGGGAACAGGAAGTCAGTGCCGCCAACCGTGAAACCTTCCGCTGGCTCTTCGAGGAGTATCGCGTCTCCATCTTCGCCCAAGAACTCGGCACCGCCCAACCCGTGAGTGTGAAACGCCTGGAGGCGCTACTGGGTTAGGTACAGTACTCATCACTCTCCGAGTGATGCGGCGAAGGAGATCGCAGCCTAACAAACCTTCACCTCACTTTAGACATCTTCTCTATCCTTCAAAGATGTCATGAGCCTCAACCTCCCATAACTCATCACTCGGAGAGTGATGACTACTATGCCAGCAGTTCACTCACCACGCGTGCCGATGGATTTTCCACCAATACCTGTTCGGTGCCATTGCGCTTGTACGTGAGCTTCTTGGGATCTAGGCCGAAGAGGTGCAGCAGGGTGGCATGGTAGTCGTAATGGTTCACCACCTTGTCCACGGCATGATGGCCAAACTCATCCGTGGCACCATGCGCATAACCAGCTTTGAAACCTCCCCCGGCCACCCACATGCTGAAGCCATAAGTATTGTGGTCGCGTCCCACCGTTACACGGTCCTTGGCACCGGCACGGTTCTGGATTACCGGCAGCCGTCCCATCTCACCGCCCCAATGTACCACGGTGGAGTCTAACAAACCACGTTGTTTCAAATCCAGCACCAGGGCTGCCGCAGGTTGGTCCACCTGAGCACAGGCCTTGGGCAATGAAGTGAGGATATTGCTGTGGTGATCCCAGGTCTGGTTACCGGTAAAGATGGAGACGAAACGCACCCCGCGTTCCACCATGCGGCGGGCGATGAGGCAGCGCTTGCCAAACTCTTCCGTAGCCGGTTTGTCCAGACCATAAAGCTTCTTCGTCGCCTCGCTTTCCTGGGAGATGTCGAGTGCTTCCTTGGCGGCAGTCTGCATGCGGGCGGCGAGTTCAAAACTCTGAATGCGTGCCTCCAGGTCGCTCTCGCCCGGACGGGCATCCGCGTGCTCGCGATTGAGACCTTGCACAAACTTCAGGTAACGCGACTGCGCTTCGCCCTTGAGGGAAAGCGGCGGGTCGAGATTGAGGATGCGAGGTTCTTTCGACCTCACGACGGTGCCCTGATAGACTGAGGGCAACCAGCCATTGCTGAAATTGTCCACCCCCAGGACCGGCAGGCCGCGCGGATCCGTCAGGGCCACATAGGCGGGCAGATCCTGGTTGTCACTGCCCAGGCCATATGTGATCCAGCTTCCTAACGTGGGCCTTCCACCGACGATCTGTCCATTAAGGAGGGCATAGATGGACTGGCCGTGATTGTTGACGCCCGTATGCATGGAGCGGATGAGGGTCATCTCATCCGCGATGCTGCCCATGTACGGAATGAGGTCGCTCATCTCGATGCCGCTCTCGCCACGTGGTTTGAATTTCCACTGCGGCCCCATCACCTCACGGCTGGCACCAGCAGCATCGTCATACTTGATTTCACCTGGGAAGTCCTTGCCATCCAGCTTGGCGAGTTCTGGCTTCGGCTCAAACATGTCAATGTGGCTTGGCCCGCCCTGCATGAACATGGAGATCATCGCCTTGGCCTGGCCAAAACCATGCGCCGGTTTCGGAGTCAGGTCAAAATGCTGCGGCGCACCCCCTGCTAAGGCAGGATTGGCCAATAGCCCCTGCTGCTGCAAAAGCGAAGCCAGTGCAATGCCACCAATGCCATAAGCCGTGCGGCCCAGCATGGCACGCCGACTGAGGGGGGATGAAGGAAGCATATCACACATGTTGTTATTCTATCGCGGTTCAGCGTTGCAGAAACTCAGTCCACATACAGAAACTCGTTGGAGCTCATGAGGCCGTGGCAGAGGGCGGTGAGGCCTAGGAGGGATGGGCTGGCGTCTTTTTTCTCTGCGGGGCCGGTGACGTGTTCGAGCTTGGTGGGGTGGGCTTTGTAATGGGCGGTCTGGGCTTGGACGAAGTCCATGGCGGTCTGGAGATCGGCCATGCTGGGGCTATGGCTAAAGCTGAGCTGCCAGGCACGTTCGATCTGTTTTTCCAGGTCGGGACCGGCTTCCTGCTGCACGCGCATAGCGAAGTCCTGGGCATGCTCACGCATGTAGCCGTTGTTCATCAGCAACAGGCTTTGAGGGCTGACGGTGGTGACGGGGCGGCTGGCGCAGTTGGCATCCGTCATCGCGGGGGCGTCAAAGGTGGCGAACATTTCCAGCGGGGTGCTGCGGCGGGCCTGGACGTAGATGCTGCGGCGGTATTCCTCGCCCATGAGGGAGGTGTATTTGCCGGTCTGGCGTCCGGCGGTGTCACGCGTGTCTATACCGATGATGATCTGGCCTTCCTCACTGAAGGTGACGGGTATAGGCGCACCGCCCAGCTTGGGATTCAACTTACTTGAAACGGCGAGCAGTGAATCTCGCAGCGTCTCGGCTTCCAGGCGCAGCACATTCATACGGCTGAGCAAACGGTTGTCCGGATCAATCAGGTCACGCTGGGCATCCCGGCGTGAGGACTGGCGGAAGGTGCTGCTGGTGAGGATGAGGCGGTGCAGTCGCTTGAGACTCCAGCCGCTGCTCATGAACTCGCTGGCCAGCCAGTCGAGCAGTTCGGGGTGGCTGGGTTTTTCGCCGAGCTGGCCGAAGTCATCCGGTGTGTTGACGAGGCCTTTGCCGAAGTGGCGTTTCCACACTTGGTTGACGATGACGCGGGCTAACAAAGGATGCTGACCATCCGTGAGTGAATTGGCAAAGGCGAGGCGGCGACCTGTGGTAGGAACGTCCAGATTCTTTTCCGGGATCTCGACCTTACGACGGCCTGCAAGAACGGTGAGATCCCCGGGATTCACCTTTTCCTTGGGCTGTTCGATATCGCCACGGTTGAAGACGAAGGTGGCAGGAATCACCTCCGGCTTGAGAGGGGGTTCGTCAAAGGCGTGGATGAATTGCTCAGCAGGTTTGGTAGCCCTAACGGAGGCGGCATCAGCCGCCATCTTCTTCAGGGTGTCGGCGTGCTTTGTCTTATAAGTCGTGTCATAGAGGTAGAGTGAGCCAGCACTGAGCTTGAGCACACGCGGGTAGTTTTTCAGCAGCGCCACTTGGTCCGGTGTGCGGGCTTTGACGTCAGTTCGGTAAGCTTTGCGTAAGCTTTCACGGTCCTTTTCTGCCGCTTTGGCCAGTTCTTTGTCTAGCACTTCACTGATGAAGACTTCTGTTTGAGCCAGGCGGGCTGCGTCCACTTTTTTGGCCTCCGCCTCCACCTTGGCGGCGGCGGTGCGTTCTGCATCGGTTTGCAAAGAGACCAGACGGGCATTCGGCACCTTCCACTTCGGTGCATTGAACCCTGGCTCAAAGACGGCACGCAGGCGATAGTAGTCCGCCTGGGTGATGGGGTCATAACGATGGTCATGGCACTGGGCGCAGCCGATGGTCATGCCATAGAAAGCGGTGCTGACGATCTTGAGAGTATCCGCGATGGTGGCGTTCTGGGCCACCTTGTCATTCATCGCGCCCGTGCCATCGGCGGCCATGCGCAGGAAACCGGTCGCGGTGATTTTTTCGATGGCGTCGGCACTCAGGTTTTTATGGGGCTGAGGCACCATTTCATCACCGGCGAGCTGCTCGCGCACAAACTGGTCGAAGGGTTTGTCCTTATTAAGTGACTGGATGACGTAATCCCGGTATTTATAGGCCCATTTGCGCTCCAGATCCTTGTCGGTATAACCATCACTGTCGGCGTATCCGGCGATGTCCAGCCAGTGACGACCCCAGCGTTCCCCATAAGCGGGGCTGGACAGCAGCCTTTCAATGGCGGCTTCGTAGGCCTGGCGGTATTCCACTGGCCCCTGGCTGGCGGCAGCCGCAAAAGCCGCTGCATCCTCCGGCGTTGGAGGAAGACCGGTGAGATCAAAGGTGAGGCGGCGCAGCAGGGTAATGGGACCCGCCTCCGGTGAAAACGAAAGTTTGTTAGACTCAAGTTTTGCAGAGACAAAGGAATCAATGGCATTGGTGATGCGGGCGGTCTCCCTGGCTGCGGGTAGGGCCGGTTTTTTGATGGGCTGGAAGGCCCACCATGCGCGTTCTTCATCGGTAAAGGCATGCTCAGGCCCCAGCTTCTCCGGCTCTGGCCGTGCGGTTTTGGCGCCTTGGGCTATCCACTGCTCAATGAGGGTAATCTCCTTGTCTTTGAGCTTCGCCTTACCTTTTGGCATCTCGCCTTCCCGGACCATTTTCAAAAGGTGACTTTCCGCTGCTTTTCCTGGAACGATGGCTGGGCCTTCATCCCCACCTTTGAGGATGAAACGGGCCAAGCGTACATCCAGCCCGCCTTTTGTCTCCCCTTCTTCCCCATGGCAATGAAAACACTGGGCCTTCAGGATGGGACGGATGTGTTTCTCAAAGGTCACAGGCTCAGCCGCGCCATGGGCCAGAGGAGCCAGGGCGGTCAGAAGAAGGACAGAGCGGAGAGTGTGCATGAAGGAAGGGCTGGGAAAATACGCCTTTCCCACCAGATTCTTTGCCTGCGCGGGCCCTTCGTCACAATTGAATGCGTTTCTAACCTAAAAGTGCCATTAGCTTTTCCTTGATGGTATCCACCGTGAAGGGTTTTTGGATGAAGGAAGTGGGGCCGCCATCATTCATGAGGTCCGTGGCCTGGTGGGAGGAATAACCGCTCATGATGATGATGGGCAGATGGGGCATACGCTCCCGGACGATCTTATAAACCTCCCGTCCGTCCAGGTTGGGCATGGTGAGGTCCAGCAGCACG is a genomic window containing:
- a CDS encoding DUF1501 domain-containing protein — translated: MLPSSPLSRRAMLGRTAYGIGGIALASLLQQQGLLANPALAGGAPQHFDLTPKPAHGFGQAKAMISMFMQGGPSHIDMFEPKPELAKLDGKDFPGEIKYDDAAGASREVMGPQWKFKPRGESGIEMSDLIPYMGSIADEMTLIRSMHTGVNNHGQSIYALLNGQIVGGRPTLGSWITYGLGSDNQDLPAYVALTDPRGLPVLGVDNFSNGWLPSVYQGTVVRSKEPRILNLDPPLSLKGEAQSRYLKFVQGLNREHADARPGESDLEARIQSFELAARMQTAAKEALDISQESEATKKLYGLDKPATEEFGKRCLIARRMVERGVRFVSIFTGNQTWDHHSNILTSLPKACAQVDQPAAALVLDLKQRGLLDSTVVHWGGEMGRLPVIQNRAGAKDRVTVGRDHNTYGFSMWVAGGGFKAGYAHGATDEFGHHAVDKVVNHYDYHATLLHLFGLDPKKLTYKRNGTEQVLVENPSARVVSELLA
- a CDS encoding M1 family aminopeptidase, translating into MRWHLLLSLLISSTALADSLHTCEHCAKHLLPAITQITPGRKYARDRRVDIEHLKLDVTPDFVRRTVAGTMTMTFSPIGLPLDKLELDAVDLAIADVQVTGAQLAEWVRSADKLALIFAAPIAPGTHISITIQYSAEPTRGLYFRTPEMGYKPGDTQVWTQGEADLHRFWFPCYDYPNERFTSEVICHAPKGMEVVSNGRLLSTTDAGDLTTWHWLQDKPHVNYLIALAAGFFHKIEDKAGTIPLALLVPPSHKDQAANAFADTRKIIEFFEKEIGVPFPWDKYYQVFCHDFLAGGMENTSCTFEASSLLFNSDTENLRSLYWLDAHETAHQWFGDLVTCRDWSHLWLNEGFASYYTVLYEEEKNGHDAMLYSLWQEAEDVLDAKDTRPTVWRDYGDPMQQFDTRVYPKGAWILHMLRSQLGPDLYRLAIRTYLERHRNGIVSTDDLHKIVEEVSGLSFDAFFDQWLYHGGFPELKVDYAWDAATKQAKITVKQTQKVTDQARLFQFPLPVGFTVKGQKEPLKFTMKITQAEEEFYFALPAQPELLRVDPDYTVLAKVDFTPPGDMLDKQLASDVIGRLLAATHLGTRKDQASVDKLAALLKEDPMEAIRTQAARSLAKIANPAARAALIASLPGQPNARCRLAVVEALSSIPHPDAQQALMKHAETEKNPGILTAIIRSWGTRPGDAAVATALARQLTTPSYQNAIAAAAISAYRAQDEPSATPAILKTLQEDPLGFRTRDYANALDTLAFLSRKEENRDEIRSFLINHLTHPKEELRTAAAKALGVLRDPKALAVLQAMLPGAGPYADPTREAASKSIQTLQAEQTGSAELKNLWNEVQQLQKKTEALQKQLGDSKKKATPTKK
- the hrpA gene encoding ATP-dependent RNA helicase HrpA, yielding MIRYPADLPITARREDILAAIRSSQVVILAGETGSGKTTQLPKMCLEVLLESSRLRQEMGLIGCTQPRRVAAMSVSKRVAEELDVQWGREVGCKMRFADDTTRETRIKFMTDGILLAEIQSDPLLRAYSIIILDEAHERSLNIDFLLGYLKTLLEKRPDLKLVVTSATIDTEAFSAHFGSAPIIEVSGRLYPVDIRYKPVGENDDDPSHLDAAIAAVEEVLLETDTGDVLVFMPTERDIRDTRDALDGRLGKGIEVLALFGRMASHEQQRVFSPGSKRRVIIATNVAETSITLPRIRYVVDTGLARMSRYNPRTRTKRLPVEAISQSSANQRAGRAGRVQDGICIRLYEEEDFNKRSRFTQPEIQRSNLAEVILRMKAFRLGEIETFPFINPPVSASIRAGYDLLHELGALGETHEMTATGRELANLPLDPTLGRMLLQAREEGCLEDMLIIAAGLSIPDPRERPEEKREQCQAAHKTFASPESDFLSLLKIWNHSPDPENSGKNALRKYCKSYFLSFTRMTEWRDVWHQLRDTFKDDRKKASSSPPQPVKAPSNAVSPWEKAAEKTARQDEASSSDHAIHRCILAGHLGHIATRLERNQYKAAGNREVMVFPGSNLYERREKQGKQGQEKTRQPLWIVAGEIVQTSQLFARSIARIDPQWAAELGAHLVERRYSEPHWSAKAGRVLVTERLLLHGLEVKRQPIDFGKIDPVAATQLFIRGALLEGTTHLPHRFFQHNQKLRDRLEATLTRVRSSRVYAIEEHLFEFYRARLEAISSVHDLNKLVNARVRDEPGFLCAREEDLTGGDDLSHDLEMFPDAASMGNSVLPITYAYKPGQEDDGVTVQVPQPMAEHLTSGQVLWMVPGLREEQITTLLRALPKTVRRDFMPLEVKAREIAKDFDPGRGDFHEALAEFLRQRYRLQVKATDWDAQTLPAYLQPRVEVMGQGNKAVMTSRDVDSIRETMRKQEQSRPSDAWDKTAKRFEDYALSSWSFGDIPETVLVETIHGVPVLGHPGLVLRDGEVDLRLFKQPEEARKQTPAAVRKLAENLLGKDIAWLHKELRILDVKAAPQKTLNFQSGLAALGSTPAANAPAGNKADAACDHILAHALRLEPLLPLTQKRFIEMCERTRRDLPALTHRVRDLLKQTEELRQKILAFPKRYSGLEQDLARLLPPNLLSVTPHAQLQHLPRYLKTILLRAERAANNPAKDLEKAACINDFNGWEQEVSAANRETFRWLFEEYRVSIFAQELGTAQPVSVKRLEALLG
- a CDS encoding PSD1 and planctomycete cytochrome C domain-containing protein, coding for MHTLRSVLLLTALAPLAHGAAEPVTFEKHIRPILKAQCFHCHGEEGETKGGLDVRLARFILKGGDEGPAIVPGKAAESHLLKMVREGEMPKGKAKLKDKEITLIEQWIAQGAKTARPEPEKLGPEHAFTDEERAWWAFQPIKKPALPAARETARITNAIDSFVSAKLESNKLSFSPEAGPITLLRRLTFDLTGLPPTPEDAAAFAAAASQGPVEYRQAYEAAIERLLSSPAYGERWGRHWLDIAGYADSDGYTDKDLERKWAYKYRDYVIQSLNKDKPFDQFVREQLAGDEMVPQPHKNLSADAIEKITATGFLRMAADGTGAMNDKVAQNATIADTLKIVSTAFYGMTIGCAQCHDHRYDPITQADYYRLRAVFEPGFNAPKWKVPNARLVSLQTDAERTAAAKVEAEAKKVDAARLAQTEVFISEVLDKELAKAAEKDRESLRKAYRTDVKARTPDQVALLKNYPRVLKLSAGSLYLYDTTYKTKHADTLKKMAADAASVRATKPAEQFIHAFDEPPLKPEVIPATFVFNRGDIEQPKEKVNPGDLTVLAGRRKVEIPEKNLDVPTTGRRLAFANSLTDGQHPLLARVIVNQVWKRHFGKGLVNTPDDFGQLGEKPSHPELLDWLASEFMSSGWSLKRLHRLILTSSTFRQSSRRDAQRDLIDPDNRLLSRMNVLRLEAETLRDSLLAVSSKLNPKLGGAPIPVTFSEEGQIIIGIDTRDTAGRQTGKYTSLMGEEYRRSIYVQARRSTPLEMFATFDAPAMTDANCASRPVTTVSPQSLLLMNNGYMREHAQDFAMRVQQEAGPDLEKQIERAWQLSFSHSPSMADLQTAMDFVQAQTAHYKAHPTKLEHVTGPAEKKDASPSLLGLTALCHGLMSSNEFLYVD